Below is a genomic region from Actinomadura sp. NAK00032.
GCCGCCGGGGAAGATGATCCCGTGGTCGTCCGGCAGCCGCCGGCACGCCTGCGCGATCCCGTCGAGCCGCGTGACCTCCTTCGTGCGGACGTTGAACACCAGGTGCCGCCACGCCCGCTCGTTGTACGGGCGGATCCGCAGCAGGATCAGCGCGCCGACCCGCGCGTGCAGGACGTCGGCGTCCGCGAGCGACTGGAGCGGCTCGTCCACCGGCTCGGAGTAGATCCCCTCGCCGCTGCCGGTGTTGTCCTCGATCTTGACGGTGAGGGTGCCGCCGATCGTCTCGACGAACACCTCGCCCTCGATCGAGATGTGCGGGTGCCGCCCGAGGACGTGGTCGTCCCGGGTGGTCTCGACCCAGTCGACGTCGTGCGCGGGCGGGAACGCGTGGTCGCGCTCGCCCTGGTTGTCCTCGTAGGCGACGCCGCCGTCCGGTGCGGTCCGCCACCGCAGGACGCGCAGGTCCGACAGGCGCGGCCCCGTCTGGAAGACGGCGAGGAGCCGCCCGTCCACGAGCCTCAGCTGGAGCAGCCGCGCCTGCCGGTAGTACCGGTACATGTCGGCGAAGTCGCGCAGGAAGCGCGGGTCGTCCAGCAGGCCCGGTACCGCCTCCGGCCCGGCGGGGACGAACGCGATGCCGTCCTCCGTCCGGGCGAACCGGTGCAGGGAGAACACGTCGTCGACCGTCGTCTCCGGCTTCAGCCCGAGGAAGACGTTGTAGCCGAACAGCATCACCCCGCCGAGCGCCACCACGTCGCGGGGCACGCAGTTGTGCGCGGTCCGGATCCGCTCGGTGCCGGCCAGCCGCAGCTCCGTGCCGCCGAACACCTCCAGCCGCCGCGCGTTCAGCGCCTCCGCACGCCGCGCCAGCTCACCGGCCCGCTCGGCGAGCCGCGCCCGCAGCACCTCGTACGTCCCGTGATCCAGCCCCGTTCGACCCGCTTCGGCCCCGGCGGCCTCGACCCCCGCCCCGGCGGCCTCGACCCTCGCCCCGGCGGCCTCGACCCCCGCGCCGGCGGTCCCGGCTGCGTCCCAAGCGGTTCCGGCCGCGTCCCGGACGGTCCCCGTCGCGTCCCCGGCGGTCCCCGTCGCGTCCCCGGCGGCGGTCCTGACGACCTCGCTCACCCATCTCTCCCGTCTGCGTGTCGCTGTGATGGCGGCGCCTCGCCCGCGCACCGGGCGCGCGAGGGGGTTCGGTGGGCTGCGACGGGTCGCCGGCCCGGCGGCCCCCGGTGCCGGCGACCCGTCGCAGGTCTTGGATCAATTCGCGGCCACGGCGGTTCCATTGATCTCGGACAATTCCGACAGCGGCGCGTCGGCGACGCCGAGGCGGCGCGCGGTGTCCAGCAGGTCCTGGAGGCCGGGGGCCTCCGGGCCGCCCGACTTGATCAGCCGCAGCAGCAGCGCCGAGAGGGTCAGGTCGCGGACGCCGCCGGTGTCGATCGAGCCGAGCAGCCGGGCCACGTCACCGGTGAACGACGACGTCCCGTCCAGCCACGGTCCGGCGAGGGACCGCGCCACCTCGGAGTTCTGCACGAAGCCGTCCACGCTCTTGCCGAGCGCGATCGACCCGACGAGCCGGTCGAAGAAGACGCTGTCGCCGCCGACGATGTTGATGTCGGCCTGCTCCAGCCCGGTGGCGAGGACGGTGGCCTGCGCCTCCGCGACCTGCCGCTGCACCTCGATCCCGGCGAGCCGGACGTCCTTCTCCGCCTCCAGCCGCAGCCGGTACTCCTCGTGCTGGCGGGACGCCTCGTCCAGCGCGGCCATCGCGCCGGCCTTCTCGGTGAGGCCCTCGGCCTCGGCGCGCAGCGTCTCGCGGATCCGGGCGGCCTCCGCCGCCGCCATCTCCGTCGCGGCGGCGGCCTCGGCGCGGCCGACCTTCTCGATGGCGTCGGCGTCGCGCTCGCGCACCTGGACCTCGGCGAGCCCGGCCGCGGCGGCCTCCGCCCGCAGCCCCTCGGCGAGCCTGATCTTGGCCTGCGCGTCCATCTCCGCGGCCTCCTGCCGCGCCTGCGCCATCGTCAGCTCCTCACGGGCGCGGTGCTGCGCGGCGGCCTCGGCCGCCTCCGCGGCCTTGATGTCCTTGACGAGGTTCTCCTGCGCCTCGGCCTCCGCGTGGATGATCACCGACTGGCGGGCGCGCTCGGCCTCCTCGACCGCGCGGAGCCGCTTGATGCCCTCCTCCTGCTCGGCGACGGTCCGCTCGACCGCGATCCGCTCCCGGACGACGTTCGCGATCTCCCGCTTCTCGGCCTCGACCTCCTTGTCGGCGGCGATGCGGGTCAGCTCCGTCTCCCGCTCGCGGCCGATGACCTCCAGCAGCCGGTCCTTCTCGATGCGCTCGCTCTCGATCGCGAGGACGCGCTCCTTGTTCTTGGCCGCGACGGAGATCTCGCGCTCCTTGTTCTCGTGCTGGACGCCGAGCTGCTCGTCGGTGCGGATGTGCGCGGTCTGCGCGCGGAGCCGCTCCTCGGCCTTGACCCGCTCGGTCTCCGCCTGCTCGCGGGCCCGGACGGTCTCGATCTCGCGCTCCTGGCGGAGCTCGGCGTCGGCCTGGCGGCGCTCCAGCTCCAGGATCGCCTCGCGCGCCTCCACGTTCTGGCGGGTGATCTCCTTCTCCTCGTTGCGGGTGAACTCGTTGGTGCGGACGTGCTCGATCGCGGTCAGCTCGGTGATCTTCCGGATGCCCTGCGCGTCCAGGATGTTGGACTTGTCGAGCGACAGCAGCGACGTCTGCTCCAGGTAGTCGATCGCCGCGTCCTCCAGGCTGTAGCCGTTCAGGTCCGTGCCGATGACCTGGATGATGTGGTCGCGGAACTCGTTGCGGCGGGTGTAGAGGTCGGCGAAGTCCAGGTGC
It encodes:
- a CDS encoding flotillin family protein — translated: MDTITIGAGVLLALALLIALGLVLMVTRLFRKVDQGRALIISKLKRVDVTFTGAIVLPVLHRAELMDISVKTIEIERTGREGLICKDNIRADIRITFFVRVNKTVEDVIRVAQAIGTERASSQETLQELFAAKFSEALKTVGKHLDFADLYTRRNEFRDHIIQVIGTDLNGYSLEDAAIDYLEQTSLLSLDKSNILDAQGIRKITELTAIEHVRTNEFTRNEEKEITRQNVEAREAILELERRQADAELRQEREIETVRAREQAETERVKAEERLRAQTAHIRTDEQLGVQHENKEREISVAAKNKERVLAIESERIEKDRLLEVIGRERETELTRIAADKEVEAEKREIANVVRERIAVERTVAEQEEGIKRLRAVEEAERARQSVIIHAEAEAQENLVKDIKAAEAAEAAAQHRAREELTMAQARQEAAEMDAQAKIRLAEGLRAEAAAAGLAEVQVRERDADAIEKVGRAEAAAATEMAAAEAARIRETLRAEAEGLTEKAGAMAALDEASRQHEEYRLRLEAEKDVRLAGIEVQRQVAEAQATVLATGLEQADINIVGGDSVFFDRLVGSIALGKSVDGFVQNSEVARSLAGPWLDGTSSFTGDVARLLGSIDTGGVRDLTLSALLLRLIKSGGPEAPGLQDLLDTARRLGVADAPLSELSEINGTAVAAN